In Mongoliitalea daihaiensis, one DNA window encodes the following:
- a CDS encoding glycoside hydrolase family 3 N-terminal domain-containing protein: MRGKVWVILFALLVIFQSDAVLGWEKSHGDRVREDRDPLAAKNQRQQLSWVDSVFQSMTFEERLGQLFMVAAYSNKDERHKQEITKLIREQQLGGLIFFQGGPVRQANLTNYYQSISKVPLFVAMDAEWGISMRLDSVLSFPKAMTLGAVSDEKLIYSMGAEMARQFKLLGMHINFAPVVDVNSNPNNPVIGYRAFGEEKRLVAKKSLAYMKGLQENGVIANAKHFPGHGDTESDSHYTLPVIRHSENRIKDIDLYPYRQLIDNDLMSVMVAHLHIPSLDSERNKATTLSKYVVTDLLKTQMNFNGLVFTDALNMKGVASFHKPGEVDLLALLAGNDILLYSQDVSKAKTLILQAVEEGKISQEEIDERVRKVLKAKYWAGLNKTSVIDTNTLVDKLNQPMTELIAENLHAEAITVTSNKGNFLPIKNLDLHSFASISLGEDALLFQKQLDKYASFEHFHIKKGADAANQQALEKKLDNFNTVVVGIFGVTNSPSREFGIQPSDMAFIRKLSQRKNVVTVLFGNAYAAKQMQDFHHHLIAFENNEFTQKLAPEIIFGGRSAYGILPISVSNEIRMGSGGFMKGLDRLSYSKPESVGLNSAKLREIDQVMELSISKKAFPGGVVLVAKNGQVVFEKAYGHYDYQKSRPVSTETVYDLASITKVLATTQAVMFLASRNMIDMDDPISKYVPSLKNTNKGGLILKDILAHEAGLVAYIPHQAKTVDGKTWKNEYYSEQPTPQYSLPVSNNMFGITTLRDSLWVWTVKSNLRKLDPGRRKYSYVYSDLTMYLLQALVENVTNQPLDDFLTQNFYDPLGLHTLTFNPTQKYPQDWIAPTEDDVAFRKRLIQGYVHDPGAAMYGGVAGHAGLFGKANDLAVMMQLMLNGGTYGGLTLLDEHTIKEFTKRQSNQSRRGWGWDKPDPEKGKGGSAGVLAPKSSFGHTGFTGTCVWADPENDLIYVFLSNRVHPDANNNILLKDGIRTEIHDIIYKSLKK; encoded by the coding sequence ATGAGAGGTAAAGTTTGGGTAATCCTATTCGCCTTGCTAGTCATTTTCCAATCCGACGCAGTCCTAGGTTGGGAAAAAAGTCACGGAGATCGTGTCAGGGAAGACCGCGACCCCTTAGCTGCTAAAAATCAGCGCCAACAACTCAGTTGGGTTGACTCCGTTTTTCAATCGATGACCTTCGAAGAGCGCTTGGGGCAATTGTTTATGGTCGCAGCTTATTCCAACAAAGATGAGCGACACAAGCAGGAAATCACCAAGCTCATCCGAGAGCAGCAATTGGGTGGATTGATTTTCTTTCAGGGGGGACCTGTACGTCAAGCCAATCTGACCAACTACTATCAATCCATTTCAAAAGTTCCTTTATTTGTTGCTATGGATGCCGAATGGGGAATCAGCATGCGCTTAGACTCTGTTTTGAGTTTCCCTAAAGCGATGACACTCGGTGCGGTTTCGGATGAAAAACTGATCTACAGTATGGGAGCAGAGATGGCACGCCAATTCAAATTGCTTGGCATGCACATCAACTTCGCTCCCGTGGTGGATGTAAATTCAAATCCCAATAATCCTGTCATCGGTTATAGGGCTTTTGGTGAGGAAAAACGCTTGGTCGCAAAAAAATCACTTGCCTACATGAAAGGGCTGCAAGAAAACGGGGTTATCGCCAATGCCAAACATTTCCCGGGTCATGGGGATACCGAGTCAGACTCTCACTACACCTTACCAGTCATCCGACATTCGGAAAACAGAATAAAGGACATAGATTTATATCCTTACCGGCAACTGATTGATAATGACTTGATGAGTGTAATGGTTGCTCACCTGCATATTCCAAGTCTGGACTCTGAACGCAACAAAGCCACCACCCTTTCCAAATACGTAGTAACCGACTTGCTCAAAACTCAGATGAACTTCAATGGGCTCGTCTTTACCGATGCCTTGAATATGAAAGGGGTAGCTAGTTTTCATAAACCTGGAGAAGTGGATCTCCTTGCCCTACTAGCTGGAAACGATATCCTGCTATACTCTCAAGATGTATCTAAAGCAAAAACCCTCATCTTACAAGCGGTCGAAGAAGGTAAAATCAGCCAAGAAGAAATAGATGAGCGTGTGCGCAAAGTCTTAAAAGCCAAATATTGGGCAGGGTTAAATAAGACTTCAGTTATTGACACCAATACTTTGGTGGATAAGCTGAACCAACCGATGACTGAATTGATAGCTGAGAATTTACATGCAGAGGCAATTACAGTCACCTCCAATAAAGGAAACTTTCTTCCCATCAAAAATCTGGATTTGCATTCCTTTGCTTCCATCAGTTTGGGAGAGGATGCATTGCTTTTCCAAAAGCAACTGGACAAATATGCTTCTTTTGAACATTTTCACATAAAAAAAGGAGCAGACGCTGCCAATCAGCAGGCACTTGAAAAAAAATTAGATAATTTCAACACTGTCGTAGTTGGGATTTTTGGTGTCACCAATAGTCCATCAAGGGAGTTTGGAATTCAGCCATCGGATATGGCATTTATCCGTAAACTAAGCCAACGAAAAAATGTGGTAACAGTCCTTTTTGGAAATGCCTATGCTGCCAAGCAAATGCAGGATTTCCACCATCACCTCATTGCATTTGAAAACAATGAATTTACCCAAAAACTAGCTCCAGAAATCATTTTTGGTGGAAGAAGTGCTTACGGTATTCTGCCGATTTCTGTAAGTAACGAAATCCGAATGGGTTCTGGAGGATTTATGAAAGGACTAGACCGTCTCTCTTATTCAAAACCGGAAAGTGTTGGATTAAACAGTGCAAAGCTGCGAGAAATTGATCAAGTAATGGAACTGAGTATTTCAAAAAAAGCCTTCCCTGGGGGCGTGGTCTTAGTAGCTAAAAATGGTCAGGTGGTTTTTGAAAAAGCCTATGGGCACTATGACTACCAAAAATCTAGACCTGTCAGTACTGAAACGGTATATGATCTTGCTTCCATTACAAAGGTATTGGCAACTACTCAGGCCGTCATGTTTTTGGCCAGCAGAAATATGATCGATATGGACGACCCGATATCGAAATATGTTCCATCTTTAAAAAACACCAACAAGGGTGGCTTGATTCTAAAAGATATCTTGGCCCATGAAGCAGGTTTGGTTGCCTACATCCCTCATCAAGCCAAAACTGTCGATGGCAAAACTTGGAAAAACGAATATTACAGCGAGCAGCCCACACCGCAATATTCCCTACCTGTTTCAAACAATATGTTTGGCATCACTACTCTTCGGGATAGTCTTTGGGTGTGGACCGTAAAATCTAACTTAAGGAAACTTGACCCAGGCCGCCGGAAGTATAGCTATGTGTACTCTGATTTGACGATGTACCTTTTACAGGCATTGGTAGAAAATGTTACGAATCAGCCTTTGGATGATTTTTTAACTCAAAATTTCTATGATCCTTTGGGACTACACACCCTGACATTTAATCCTACTCAAAAATATCCACAGGATTGGATCGCTCCCACAGAAGATGATGTGGCTTTCCGCAAGCGCTTGATTCAAGGCTATGTCCACGACCCTGGTGCTGCCATGTATGGAGGAGTTGCAGGCCATGCCGGTCTTTTTGGAAAGGCCAATGACTTGGCAGTCATGATGCAACTCATGCTGAACGGAGGAACCTACGGTGGGTTGACCTTGCTCGATGAACATACAATTAAGGAGTTCACCAAAAGACAATCCAACCAAAGCAGGCGCGGTTGGGGATGGGATAAGCCGGATCCTGAAAAAGGCAAAGGAGGTAGTGCAGGTGTATTGGCACCAAAATCAAGCTTTGGTCACACCGGATTTACAGGAACTTGTGTATGGGCAGATCCAGAAAATGACTTGATTTATGTATTTCTTTCCAACAGAGTTCATCCAGATGCCAATAACAACATCTTGTTGAAAGATGGTATTCGTACAGAAATTCACGATATCATTTATAAATCTCTGAAGAAATGA
- the mutL gene encoding DNA mismatch repair endonuclease MutL, whose amino-acid sequence MSDIIHLLPDAIANQIAAGEVVQRPASALKELMENAIDAGATSVKVLVKDAGKTLIQVMDDGKGMSLTDARMSFERHATSKIRTSEDLFAIRTFGFRGEALASIAAVAQVEMKTKQRGAELGTLIQVEGSDVKKQEPVATTEGTSIAVKNLFFNVPARRNFLKSNPVEMRHLVDEFQRVALSYPEVAFSFYQNDMEFFNLTSGKLSHRIVGIFGKNYQGNLVTCTEDTPHLKVKGYIGKPESAKKSRGEQFFFVNNRYIRNNYLHHAVVNAYEGLIPADAHPFYVLFLEIDPTHIDINVHPTKTEIKFDDERTVYAVIRSAIKQALGAHHVMPGLDFSLDVNFTENWKKGDSGSQAVHQEHRYTGQDERGDTAYKQYQSPTFKRPSVSGWEKLFEGGELLNQASKVSSSTDAQDDIDVLTFPSKANEEPSKSPLVFPDPQEMGTGAVFQVDGNFIVAQMSSGLVIIDQQTAHERVLYERYQRQLTKAAGASQRCLFPQHVQLNPADFVLVMDIKQELHQLGFLIEEFGKDTILIQGIPADTPMKNEKALFEGLLEQFKHFKSELSLDTRENLARSLARRSSIRRGTKLNAAEMESMVGQLFACQNPNYGLSGNKTFVKLDLHKIQAFFTK is encoded by the coding sequence ATGAGTGATATAATTCATCTGTTGCCAGATGCCATAGCCAATCAGATTGCTGCTGGAGAAGTTGTGCAAAGACCGGCTTCTGCCCTAAAAGAATTGATGGAAAATGCAATCGATGCAGGTGCAACCTCGGTGAAAGTCTTGGTGAAAGATGCGGGAAAAACGTTGATTCAAGTAATGGATGATGGAAAGGGTATGTCCCTGACAGATGCACGAATGTCTTTTGAACGGCATGCTACCTCCAAAATCCGAACTTCAGAGGACTTATTTGCTATCCGAACATTTGGATTTAGAGGAGAAGCCTTGGCATCTATTGCGGCAGTAGCCCAAGTGGAGATGAAGACTAAGCAACGAGGAGCCGAACTAGGTACCTTGATTCAAGTCGAAGGTTCGGATGTGAAAAAACAGGAACCCGTAGCTACAACAGAAGGAACTAGTATTGCCGTCAAAAACCTCTTTTTCAACGTTCCTGCGCGACGAAATTTTTTAAAATCAAATCCGGTAGAAATGCGCCACTTGGTGGATGAGTTTCAACGGGTGGCACTTTCATATCCGGAAGTTGCATTTTCTTTTTACCAAAATGATATGGAGTTTTTCAACCTAACTAGTGGAAAGCTTAGTCATAGGATCGTAGGCATTTTCGGAAAAAATTATCAAGGAAATCTAGTCACCTGCACAGAGGATACCCCTCATCTAAAGGTCAAAGGATACATTGGGAAACCCGAATCTGCCAAGAAGAGTAGGGGAGAGCAATTCTTTTTTGTCAACAATCGTTACATTCGAAATAATTACTTACATCATGCCGTGGTCAATGCTTACGAGGGCTTGATTCCAGCGGACGCTCATCCATTTTATGTTCTTTTTTTGGAAATTGATCCTACCCACATCGACATCAATGTACATCCTACCAAGACAGAAATTAAGTTTGACGATGAGCGGACGGTCTATGCAGTGATCCGATCTGCTATCAAACAAGCTTTGGGAGCGCACCATGTAATGCCTGGGCTGGATTTCTCTTTGGATGTAAATTTTACTGAAAATTGGAAAAAAGGTGACAGCGGCAGTCAGGCAGTTCATCAAGAACACCGTTATACAGGACAAGATGAGCGAGGAGATACTGCATATAAGCAATATCAATCCCCCACATTCAAGCGGCCTTCTGTTTCAGGTTGGGAAAAGCTTTTTGAGGGCGGGGAACTGCTAAATCAAGCATCAAAAGTATCCTCATCCACAGATGCTCAAGATGATATAGACGTGCTTACGTTCCCATCCAAGGCCAATGAGGAGCCTTCCAAAAGTCCATTGGTGTTTCCCGACCCTCAGGAAATGGGGACAGGAGCTGTTTTTCAGGTTGATGGTAATTTTATTGTTGCGCAGATGTCTTCAGGTTTAGTGATCATTGATCAGCAGACCGCGCATGAACGCGTCCTTTATGAGCGCTATCAGCGACAACTCACGAAAGCCGCTGGAGCATCACAACGCTGTTTATTTCCACAACACGTACAATTAAACCCCGCGGATTTTGTTCTTGTGATGGATATCAAACAAGAACTCCATCAACTTGGATTTTTAATCGAAGAATTCGGAAAGGATACCATTTTGATTCAAGGCATCCCCGCAGATACTCCCATGAAAAATGAAAAGGCTTTATTTGAAGGACTTTTGGAGCAATTCAAGCACTTTAAATCAGAGCTATCGTTAGATACCCGTGAAAATCTCGCTCGTTCTTTGGCGAGAAGGTCTTCTATCAGAAGAGGGACGAAGTTGAATGCCGCAGAAATGGAATCCATGGTAGGTCAATTATTTGCCTGTCAAAATCCGAATTATGGACTATCAGGGAACAAAACCTTTGTTAAATTAGATTTACATAAGATACAAGCCTTTTTTACTAAGTAA
- a CDS encoding rhomboid family intramembrane serine protease, protein MFRNLTPVVKNLLLITVLIYFVSAMIMPQLKAIGALYYIHSSKFLPFQFLTYMFLHADGWHLFSNMFGLFIFGPLLEQYLGPKKILTLWLVCGVGSGLLYSGYTAYKMHAFDQKIEAFENDPTPERFNDFVKDNRHLFRPGVFDFVDNFSKNPDNKELKQRARENMSQVRNIQANIPMVGASGALFGVLIAFAMLFPNTQLFLLFPPIPVKAKYLVLVYGLYTIYNVINNNPLDNVAHFAHLSGLVVGAILVTYWRKKRDSFY, encoded by the coding sequence ATGTTCAGAAACTTAACTCCGGTCGTAAAAAACCTACTATTAATTACAGTGCTGATTTATTTTGTGTCCGCTATGATCATGCCCCAATTGAAAGCTATTGGTGCGCTTTATTACATTCATAGCAGTAAGTTTTTGCCCTTTCAGTTTTTGACATATATGTTTCTCCATGCGGATGGCTGGCACTTATTTTCCAATATGTTTGGGCTCTTTATTTTCGGGCCATTACTAGAGCAATATTTGGGGCCAAAAAAAATTCTTACGCTTTGGTTAGTCTGTGGTGTGGGCTCTGGTTTACTGTATTCAGGGTACACAGCATATAAAATGCATGCTTTTGATCAAAAAATTGAAGCTTTTGAAAATGACCCCACACCCGAACGCTTTAATGATTTTGTGAAGGATAATAGGCATTTGTTTAGGCCGGGAGTATTCGATTTTGTAGATAACTTTAGTAAAAACCCTGACAATAAAGAGTTGAAGCAACGTGCGCGCGAAAACATGAGTCAGGTTAGAAATATTCAGGCAAATATCCCTATGGTTGGAGCTTCGGGTGCCCTTTTTGGTGTATTAATTGCTTTTGCAATGTTATTTCCAAACACTCAGCTCTTTTTGTTGTTTCCACCTATACCCGTAAAGGCCAAGTATTTAGTCTTAGTCTATGGTTTATACACTATCTACAACGTCATTAATAATAATCCGTTAGATAATGTAGCACATTTTGCGCACTTAAGTGGATTGGTTGTTGGTGCTATTTTGGTAACTTACTGGAGAAAAAAACGAGACAGTTTCTATTGA
- a CDS encoding rhomboid family protein encodes MYGGFWNNLKNAFKESNNSLYKIIAINLMVFAFMLVLRVVLTLGGLGDVYQSLRSVMMVPASLGNLIVQPWSLLTYMFFHEGVFHILFNMLFLYWFGLLVHEYLGSRKLANLYILGGLTGALLYIVMYNLSPYFVNTVDVARMLGASAGVYAIVVGAATLAPNTTFQLLLLGPVKIKYIAIFYVLIAFANSIGSNAGGELSHLGGALLGFLYINQLKKGKDWGIPIQAIGLFFENLLKKRPKVRVSYRNQKAPTSASSSKATPKYESFSANSGKTTSSRGGNYETTQEEIDAILDKIADKGYEALSKDEKRKLFEFSKK; translated from the coding sequence ATGTACGGAGGATTTTGGAATAATTTGAAAAATGCTTTCAAAGAAAGTAATAATAGCCTATATAAAATTATTGCGATTAATTTGATGGTGTTTGCCTTCATGCTAGTGTTGCGTGTAGTGCTAACTTTGGGAGGCTTGGGTGATGTTTACCAATCATTGCGCTCGGTAATGATGGTTCCTGCATCATTAGGGAATCTTATAGTTCAGCCTTGGTCACTATTGACCTATATGTTTTTTCATGAAGGGGTTTTTCACATTCTTTTCAATATGCTGTTTTTGTATTGGTTTGGTCTTTTGGTGCATGAATATTTAGGAAGCCGAAAGCTTGCCAATCTTTACATTCTTGGTGGACTGACGGGCGCGTTGTTATACATTGTGATGTACAATTTGTCCCCATACTTTGTCAACACCGTAGATGTGGCCAGAATGCTTGGTGCTAGTGCCGGTGTGTATGCTATCGTCGTTGGTGCAGCTACCTTAGCGCCCAATACAACCTTTCAACTTTTATTACTCGGTCCTGTAAAAATAAAATACATTGCCATCTTTTATGTATTGATTGCATTTGCCAACTCCATTGGTTCCAATGCGGGTGGGGAGTTATCCCATTTAGGAGGAGCTCTCTTAGGATTTTTGTATATCAATCAGTTGAAAAAAGGAAAAGATTGGGGTATTCCAATTCAGGCCATTGGATTGTTTTTTGAAAATTTACTCAAAAAGAGGCCTAAAGTGAGGGTCTCTTACAGAAATCAAAAAGCACCTACGTCTGCGTCCAGCAGTAAGGCAACGCCAAAGTATGAGAGCTTTAGTGCCAATTCTGGCAAAACTACGAGTTCACGCGGAGGAAATTACGAAACCACTCAAGAAGAAATTGATGCAATTTTGGATAAAATTGCCGACAAGGGCTATGAAGCACTTAGCAAAGATGAGAAGCGTAAACTTTTTGAATTTTCTAAGAAATAA
- a CDS encoding TonB-dependent receptor plug domain-containing protein, which translates to MKSRFTYLFPVIFLLLLIFSAYQNKNELAELTERILNQTESYTNDFPEEKVFVHIDRSNYAAGDYIWFSVFLTAGSPDIPSPLSKVVYVDLLDNEGNLLQQSNVRIKDGHGEGSFRLDIYASEGTYHLKAYSYWMKGFGEEAVFQTSIQVLEPYNLKFQPNAVFNFMQTGTSVTYQVDISALNRSLQSISNEELIFELVQQGKTLQSGKFTTDQNGKHNLNFTLQQQDLEKLTALVLIQQENEEYSISRKFILPTPLSVADIQFLPEGGDLIAGFPNRVAVRAVSPTGDPIQVKGSIALSDETLEFSTNESGLGSFSFTPQVGESYNVQFNKDNEIVLKSLPKVLDSGVNLTVDNLKEGVVNVLIQASNFNAFSASGEGLLVVHARGRVGHMQKINLSAGVSGARIQKAQLAPGINQVTVFEPSGTPLAERLIFIPQDNKLNLSLDPGNVNLTARGKNSWKVRMDGESFEGGFYSMAITDANESPGSFASNIISYLKLESELKGAIHNPKDLFSKGENMEAIDLILLTHGWRRFDWEKVLAGEFGNEHFIEQGINITGTVLAKEKGRRGISGGSVTAFLKGKSEEFVMAEFTDNGRFIIDDMDFQDTSQLVLTVQDRRLKEFVNLELDKPVAKYEQWKGFNPLYETFEINPIMRDYLANAEKRRQVSAAFDGMSTLDIGEFVVSAQKIKPEDDNITRVFGKGDVSVKPQDIPGYEGYYDIWQLLQGRLAGVRIVPNPVGGTPNITIRGTGSLNPLSPIFLLDNVPVDADVISTIAPSNVASIEVFKDGASLAIFGASGAGGALAVYTKRGSGLVDVGDGVFNLQYPGYTTAREFYIPKYDKENDPRPDFRSTLYWSPKLTWTGNEATVEFFNNDYVEKFKVIIQGIDKFGRISYLEQEIGG; encoded by the coding sequence ATGAAAAGTAGATTTACGTATCTTTTCCCTGTAATATTTCTCTTACTCCTTATTTTTTCGGCGTATCAAAATAAAAATGAACTCGCCGAACTTACTGAACGAATTCTCAATCAAACAGAAAGTTATACCAATGACTTTCCAGAAGAAAAAGTCTTCGTTCATATAGATAGAAGCAATTATGCAGCGGGGGACTATATTTGGTTTTCTGTATTTTTAACCGCAGGAAGTCCGGATATCCCTTCTCCCTTAAGCAAAGTAGTATATGTAGATCTGTTGGATAATGAGGGCAATTTATTGCAGCAGAGTAATGTACGAATCAAAGATGGTCATGGTGAAGGTAGCTTTCGCCTCGATATTTATGCAAGTGAAGGAACTTATCATTTGAAAGCCTACAGTTATTGGATGAAAGGATTCGGAGAAGAAGCCGTATTTCAAACAAGCATACAAGTTCTTGAACCTTATAACCTGAAATTTCAGCCTAATGCTGTTTTCAACTTTATGCAAACGGGAACTAGTGTAACTTACCAGGTAGACATTTCAGCACTTAACAGATCCCTTCAGAGCATCAGTAATGAAGAATTAATCTTTGAATTAGTACAACAAGGGAAAACGCTACAATCGGGAAAGTTTACAACTGATCAAAATGGTAAGCACAATTTGAACTTTACTTTGCAGCAGCAAGATTTGGAAAAGCTAACAGCTTTAGTGCTCATCCAACAAGAAAATGAAGAGTATAGCATTTCTCGCAAATTCATTCTCCCAACTCCACTTTCAGTAGCTGACATTCAATTTTTACCAGAAGGAGGAGATTTAATCGCTGGATTCCCGAATAGAGTAGCTGTTCGTGCCGTCAGCCCTACAGGAGACCCCATTCAGGTGAAGGGTTCAATCGCTCTAAGTGATGAAACATTAGAATTCTCTACGAATGAAAGCGGCTTAGGATCATTTTCTTTTACCCCACAAGTAGGGGAATCATATAACGTACAGTTCAATAAGGATAATGAAATTGTCCTCAAATCTTTACCAAAAGTCCTTGATAGTGGAGTCAACTTAACAGTCGATAACCTGAAAGAGGGTGTCGTAAATGTCTTGATTCAAGCTTCAAATTTCAATGCTTTCTCAGCAAGTGGAGAGGGGTTACTCGTCGTACATGCCCGTGGCCGAGTAGGTCATATGCAAAAGATCAACCTAAGCGCAGGTGTCTCCGGAGCTAGAATACAAAAAGCACAATTAGCCCCAGGAATTAACCAAGTGACTGTATTCGAGCCTTCTGGCACCCCACTAGCAGAGCGATTGATATTTATTCCGCAAGACAACAAGCTTAACCTATCACTCGACCCTGGAAACGTTAACCTTACAGCAAGGGGAAAAAACTCCTGGAAGGTTCGTATGGACGGTGAGAGTTTTGAAGGAGGATTTTATTCAATGGCAATTACGGACGCTAATGAATCCCCTGGTTCATTTGCAAGCAACATCATTTCCTATCTCAAATTAGAGTCTGAGCTCAAAGGTGCTATTCACAACCCAAAAGATTTATTTTCCAAGGGTGAAAACATGGAAGCCATCGATTTGATTCTGCTGACTCATGGTTGGAGAAGATTTGACTGGGAAAAAGTATTAGCTGGTGAATTCGGCAATGAGCACTTCATCGAACAAGGAATCAATATTACAGGTACCGTATTAGCAAAAGAAAAGGGAAGACGGGGCATCAGTGGAGGCTCTGTTACTGCATTTCTAAAAGGAAAATCAGAGGAATTCGTAATGGCAGAATTTACTGACAACGGTCGGTTTATTATTGATGATATGGACTTTCAAGACACCAGTCAATTGGTTTTGACTGTTCAGGATAGAAGATTAAAAGAATTTGTCAACCTAGAATTGGATAAGCCAGTAGCAAAATATGAGCAATGGAAAGGTTTCAATCCATTATATGAAACATTTGAAATTAATCCAATCATGCGTGACTACTTAGCCAATGCTGAGAAAAGAAGACAGGTAAGTGCCGCCTTTGATGGTATGAGCACGCTTGATATCGGTGAGTTTGTCGTAAGTGCCCAAAAAATCAAACCAGAAGACGATAACATCACAAGAGTTTTTGGAAAAGGAGATGTAAGTGTGAAGCCTCAAGATATACCGGGCTATGAAGGGTATTATGATATCTGGCAATTACTTCAGGGGAGGCTTGCCGGTGTAAGAATTGTTCCAAACCCTGTGGGAGGCACACCTAACATTACCATTAGAGGTACTGGTTCTCTCAATCCACTTTCTCCTATCTTTCTCTTGGATAATGTACCAGTAGATGCCGATGTGATTAGCACGATTGCTCCTAGTAATGTTGCTTCTATTGAAGTATTCAAGGATGGTGCTTCCCTTGCTATATTTGGAGCCTCAGGCGCTGGTGGTGCTCTAGCAGTGTATACCAAGCGAGGCAGCGGTTTGGTAGATGTGGGTGATGGCGTTTTCAATCTCCAATATCCTGGCTATACAACTGCACGTGAATTTTATATCCCAAAATACGATAAAGAAAATGACCCAAGACCAGATTTTAGATCAACTTTATACTGGAGTCCAAAATTGACTTGGACGGGCAACGAAGCCACCGTAGAGTTTTTCAACAATGACTACGTAGAAAAATTTAAAGTTATCATTCAAGGAATAGACAAATTCGGTAGAATTTCCTATTTGGAACAGGAAATTGGAGGTTAA
- the trxA gene encoding thioredoxin, whose protein sequence is MAKKKFKDVVNQSDELVLVDFYADWCAPCQTMNPVLDQVVSELGGKVKLFKLNVDRNPQVSLQFGVRSIPHYILFKRGKILWRKGGYMTKRDLLQEMKAFVS, encoded by the coding sequence ATGGCGAAGAAAAAATTCAAAGATGTAGTTAATCAATCCGATGAGCTCGTATTGGTTGATTTTTATGCAGATTGGTGTGCTCCTTGTCAGACGATGAACCCCGTATTGGATCAGGTGGTGTCGGAGTTGGGAGGCAAAGTCAAACTTTTTAAACTCAATGTGGATCGTAATCCTCAGGTAAGTTTACAATTTGGAGTACGTTCGATTCCGCATTACATCTTGTTTAAGCGGGGAAAAATCTTGTGGAGGAAAGGGGGCTACATGACCAAGCGGGATTTATTACAGGAAATGAAGGCTTTTGTTTCGTAG